A window of the Henckelia pumila isolate YLH828 chromosome 3, ASM3356847v2, whole genome shotgun sequence genome harbors these coding sequences:
- the LOC140893043 gene encoding uncharacterized protein isoform X2 produces MYKVLSFIGLFAVLSKVSIATDTKVFVVVMFDRAARVLFGCSADEFFEFAKTHPHAAMTAGRVLEGEMLTVTLSNPNNGNAQHQRVVSVVPLRTGFQPAIETMRELYHVRGVP; encoded by the exons ATGTACAAAGTTCTGTCTTTTATTGGATTGTTTGCTGTTTTATCAAAG GTATCTATTGCTACGGATACGAAGGTTTTTGTGGTGGTAATGTTTGACAGGGCTGCAAGAGTGTTGTTTGGTTGCTCGGCAGACGAATTCTTTGAATTTGCCAAGACTCATCCTCATGCTG CAATGACTGCTGGCAGGGTTCTGGAGGGAGAGATGCTAACTGTAACATTATCAAACCCGAACAATGGAAATGCCCAGCATCAGCGAGTGGTGTCAGTTGTGCCCTTAAGGACTGGTTTTCAACCAGCTATTGAGACAATGAGGGAATTGTACCATGTAAGAGGTGTTCCTTGA
- the LOC140893043 gene encoding uncharacterized protein isoform X1, producing MNSDESKTRKRPMVRNDSPATIMCTVVAIDHTNLCYRVCSACDKTLPDTSAACRYCSFSSSFNPLASASKRLFRVLVSIATDTKVFVVVMFDRAARVLFGCSADEFFEFAKTHPHAAMTAGRVLEGEMLTVTLSNPNNGNAQHQRVVSVVPLRTGFQPAIETMRELYHVRGVP from the exons ATGAACTCCGATGAATCCAAAACGAGGAAAAGGCCAATGGTGAGAAATGATTCGCCAGCAACGATAATGTGTACTGTGGTGGCGATCGACCACACCAATTTATGCTACCGAGTTTGCTCCGCCTGTGACAAGACTCTCCCCGATACCTCCGCTGCTTGCAGATACTGCAGTTTTAGCAGCAGTTTCAACCCACTTGCGTCTGCTTCCAAGCGCCTCTTTCGTGTTCTT GTATCTATTGCTACGGATACGAAGGTTTTTGTGGTGGTAATGTTTGACAGGGCTGCAAGAGTGTTGTTTGGTTGCTCGGCAGACGAATTCTTTGAATTTGCCAAGACTCATCCTCATGCTG CAATGACTGCTGGCAGGGTTCTGGAGGGAGAGATGCTAACTGTAACATTATCAAACCCGAACAATGGAAATGCCCAGCATCAGCGAGTGGTGTCAGTTGTGCCCTTAAGGACTGGTTTTCAACCAGCTATTGAGACAATGAGGGAATTGTACCATGTAAGAGGTGTTCCTTGA